From a region of the Buchnera aphidicola str. Ak (Acyrthosiphon kondoi) genome:
- the tsaB gene encoding tRNA (adenosine(37)-N6)-threonylcarbamoyltransferase complex dimerization subunit type 1 TsaB yields MSNIILALDSSIDCCSVAVYKNECVYSISEKCKKKHTIQILPMIQEILFQTKTKFKELNYVAFAKGPGNFTSIRIAASIAQSLSISLKIPIISISTLAIMAEKAWRKYKEKKIIVMINAKKTEVYWAKYTRNKESIWIGENTEFLLKKESIKNKINDLKTKWTLVSNEYQIIEFKHFLHVNKIQCFLPNAKDIIPFSLWKIKNKNLSSEDNSINYLYNQF; encoded by the coding sequence ATGTCTAATATAATTTTAGCACTTGATAGCTCGATTGATTGTTGCTCAGTTGCTGTATATAAAAACGAATGCGTTTATTCTATATCAGAGAAATGTAAAAAAAAACATACTATACAAATATTGCCTATGATTCAAGAAATATTATTTCAAACAAAAACAAAATTTAAAGAACTAAATTATGTTGCTTTTGCTAAGGGACCTGGAAATTTCACAAGTATACGCATTGCAGCAAGTATTGCACAAAGTTTATCTATCAGTTTAAAAATTCCTATAATCAGTATTTCTACTTTAGCTATTATGGCCGAAAAAGCATGGCGAAAATATAAAGAAAAAAAAATAATAGTTATGATTAATGCAAAAAAAACAGAAGTATACTGGGCTAAATACACAAGAAATAAGGAATCTATTTGGATAGGAGAAAATACTGAATTTTTATTAAAAAAAGAGTCAATTAAAAATAAAATTAATGATTTAAAAACAAAATGGACTCTTGTGAGCAATGAATATCAAATAATTGAATTTAAACATTTTTTACATGTCAATAAGATTCAATGTTTTCTGCCTAATGCAAAAGATATAATTCCCTTTTCTTTATGGAAAATAAAAAACAAAAATTTATCATCTGAAGATAATAGTATTAATTATTTATATAACCAATTCTAA